From a region of the uncultured Desulfatiglans sp. genome:
- a CDS encoding hypothetical protein (Evidence 5 : Unknown function) yields MTQHAPSGGLIERLKMVLDHYRELGFDPPPVRSGRAGRAPDRTPAIEVEKKEVPRLFTLEDLRQEIGDCRRCKLHQGRKHLVFGEGAPDASLVFVGEGPGRDEDLTGRPFVGAAGELLTRIIAAMGLTREEVYICNIVKCRPPRNRDPEKDEVEACLPFLKRQLRILRPKVICVLGRVAGCSLLGGAFKISVDRGRWFDFEGIPLMPTYHPAFLLRNQSAKRQVWEDVQKIMGRLGLEVKRHG; encoded by the coding sequence ATGACGCAGCATGCCCCAAGCGGGGGCCTCATCGAGCGATTGAAGATGGTCCTCGATCATTATCGCGAACTGGGCTTCGATCCGCCGCCGGTCAGGAGCGGCCGGGCGGGTCGAGCACCTGACCGTACGCCGGCGATCGAAGTGGAGAAAAAGGAAGTTCCCAGGCTGTTTACCCTCGAGGATCTTCGGCAAGAGATCGGCGACTGCCGCCGGTGCAAGCTCCACCAGGGGCGAAAACACCTCGTTTTCGGGGAAGGCGCCCCCGATGCTTCCCTCGTTTTCGTGGGGGAGGGTCCGGGGCGTGACGAAGACCTGACGGGCCGGCCCTTCGTGGGTGCGGCAGGGGAACTCCTGACCCGGATCATCGCCGCTATGGGATTGACGCGGGAAGAGGTTTACATCTGCAACATCGTGAAATGCCGTCCTCCCCGCAATCGCGATCCCGAGAAGGACGAGGTGGAGGCCTGCCTCCCTTTTCTCAAGCGGCAACTCAGGATCCTCCGGCCGAAGGTGATTTGCGTCCTTGGGCGGGTGGCGGGCTGCAGCCTCCTTGGCGGCGCCTTCAAGATCAGCGTGGACAGGGGGCGCTGGTTCGATTTCGAAGGGATACCGCTCATGCCGACCTATCATCCTGCCTTTTTGCTGCGGAATCAGTCCGCCAAACGGCAGGTGTGGGAGGATGTCCAGAAGATCATGGGGCGTCTGGGCCTCGAGGTGAAACGCCATGGTTGA
- the coaBC gene encoding putative coenzyme A biosynthesis bifunctional protein CoaBC (Includes: Phosphopantothenoylcysteine decarboxylase; Phosphopantothenate--cysteine ligase) (Evidence 3 : Putative function from multiple computational evidences), which yields MRLPDRIGSIRHDLPFVERRARLVETAVNKGAPFLGRRVVVGVTGGIAAYKAAELVRLLVREAAEVRVAMTENATRFVAPLTFEALSGHRVIRSMWEADGTGIDHIAWGQETDLILVAPATANIIGKAACGIADDFLSTMLLAATAKTLLCPSMNTRMFENPVLQENLSRLLKRGFSALMPGVGALACRTEGRGRLPEPEDILEEARRLLTPQDLEGRKILVTAGATREPIDPVRYVSNRSSGKMGYALARAARQRGATVVLVSGSTALKPPVGVEVVGIGTALDMRQAVFSRLDGCDMVIKAAAVSDYRPKTAAPQKVKKGAEELNLDMVKNPDILKELGMSKGDDGPLLVGFAAETEALLEHAREKLRSKNLDMIVANDVSAADAGFQTDTNRVKMLFRDGRVEESGLLSKDAVAHLVLDRAMEILTRRPGEARRD from the coding sequence ATGCGTTTGCCGGACAGAATCGGCTCGATCCGGCACGATCTCCCTTTCGTGGAAAGAAGGGCAAGATTGGTCGAGACTGCAGTCAACAAAGGTGCCCCTTTTCTGGGGCGGCGCGTCGTGGTGGGCGTAACGGGTGGCATCGCGGCCTATAAGGCGGCCGAACTGGTGCGCCTGCTGGTTCGAGAGGCGGCTGAGGTGCGTGTGGCCATGACTGAAAACGCGACGCGCTTCGTGGCGCCGTTGACCTTCGAGGCCCTGTCCGGGCATCGGGTGATCCGGTCGATGTGGGAGGCGGACGGGACCGGGATCGACCATATCGCGTGGGGGCAGGAGACCGATTTGATCCTTGTCGCCCCTGCGACGGCCAACATCATCGGCAAGGCCGCCTGCGGGATCGCCGACGACTTTTTGAGTACGATGCTCCTCGCCGCTACGGCGAAGACCCTCCTCTGCCCTTCCATGAATACGCGCATGTTCGAGAATCCTGTTCTGCAGGAAAATCTGTCGCGGCTGCTGAAAAGGGGATTCTCCGCCCTGATGCCCGGGGTAGGGGCCCTCGCGTGCCGCACCGAGGGGCGCGGCAGGCTGCCGGAGCCCGAGGATATCCTGGAGGAGGCCCGCCGGCTGCTGACGCCGCAGGACCTGGAGGGCAGAAAGATCCTCGTCACGGCGGGCGCCACCCGTGAACCGATCGACCCCGTCAGGTACGTGAGCAACCGCTCGAGCGGGAAGATGGGATACGCGCTGGCGCGTGCGGCCAGGCAGAGAGGCGCAACCGTGGTGCTCGTCAGCGGGTCCACCGCCCTGAAGCCGCCGGTGGGGGTCGAAGTGGTGGGCATCGGAACGGCCCTGGATATGCGTCAGGCCGTATTCAGCCGGCTGGACGGGTGCGATATGGTGATCAAAGCCGCCGCCGTTTCGGACTACCGGCCCAAGACCGCTGCGCCGCAAAAGGTCAAGAAGGGAGCTGAAGAGCTGAATCTGGACATGGTCAAAAACCCGGATATCTTGAAGGAACTCGGGATGTCCAAGGGGGATGACGGCCCGTTGCTGGTGGGCTTCGCCGCGGAGACCGAGGCCCTGCTGGAGCACGCTCGGGAAAAACTCCGTAGCAAGAACCTCGATATGATCGTGGCCAACGACGTCTCCGCCGCCGATGCCGGATTTCAGACGGACACCAACCGGGTGAAGATGCTTTTCCGCGACGGCCGGGTGGAGGAGAGCGGCCTTCTTTCCAAGGACGCCGTGGCTCATCTGGTCCTGGACCGGGCGATGGAGATTTTGACCCGGCGGCCAGGAGAGGCCCGACGGGATTAG
- a CDS encoding hypothetical protein (Evidence 5 : Unknown function) yields the protein MSKEVGRTVRTGRSRRLRGKKNATERERERILQWHLAEVRPRGKQFFRRWVSAAKLFFDFYCQ from the coding sequence GTGAGTAAGGAGGTCGGACGGACAGTCCGCACAGGGCGGTCCCGTCGTCTACGAGGCAAAAAAAACGCGACGGAGCGAGAAAGAGAACGTATCCTGCAATGGCATCTAGCAGAGGTCAGGCCTCGTGGCAAGCAATTTTTCCGGCGCTGGGTTTCGGCGGCGAAGCTCTTTTTTGATTTCTATTGTCAATGA
- a CDS encoding hypothetical protein (Evidence 5 : Unknown function) yields MKGRMLPFGKYHLCKASTFPEKSLSKGRFIQSGNASARRE; encoded by the coding sequence TTGAAAGGGAGAATGCTGCCCTTCGGCAAGTATCATTTGTGTAAGGCCTCAACTTTTCCGGAAAAGTCCTTATCGAAAGGACGTTTCATCCAAAGCGGCAACGCCTCCGCGCGGCGTGAGTAA
- a CDS encoding conserved hypothetical protein (Evidence 4 : Unknown function but conserved in other organisms): MILAEGQHSPFQNLLPREPHSLGMQIQVARWLRDKKIPFEEQTDHLVVQLGFSAVAVFCYRVMLPSRSCVCITLQAYILGPVGASFLEDEEINELNRNLMAGKLLRLQEEQVLLADHFLAEGLSEDVFLRRLDLFRRGIHFIDNRIARRLS; the protein is encoded by the coding sequence ATGATACTTGCCGAAGGGCAGCATTCTCCCTTTCAAAACTTGCTCCCCCGGGAACCCCACTCCCTCGGGATGCAGATTCAGGTGGCCCGCTGGTTGCGGGACAAGAAAATCCCTTTCGAAGAACAGACGGATCATCTCGTCGTACAGCTCGGCTTTTCCGCCGTTGCGGTCTTCTGTTACCGTGTCATGCTCCCATCGAGATCGTGCGTCTGCATCACTCTCCAGGCCTATATTCTCGGGCCTGTCGGGGCCAGCTTTCTGGAAGACGAAGAGATCAACGAACTGAACCGGAACTTGATGGCCGGGAAGCTGCTGCGTCTGCAGGAGGAACAGGTCCTTCTGGCGGACCATTTCCTGGCGGAGGGCTTGAGCGAAGACGTCTTTCTCAGACGGCTCGACCTCTTTCGCCGGGGAATCCATTTCATCGACAATCGCATAGCGCGAAGACTTTCGTAA
- a CDS encoding conserved membrane hypothetical protein (Evidence 4 : Unknown function but conserved in other organisms), with translation MPDQKPFQTNHLAIAGFLLPFLACMMVCIWVLFSDGRQTSIAFSMGYIIPTPMVLLGGLAASLKSIPLIEERGDRDYAYAGLFLNVFFLIVYSLSLLYVFYP, from the coding sequence ATGCCTGATCAAAAACCCTTTCAGACCAATCACCTTGCCATCGCGGGCTTCCTGCTTCCTTTTCTCGCCTGCATGATGGTGTGTATATGGGTCCTCTTTTCAGATGGCCGACAAACATCTATCGCGTTTTCAATGGGTTATATCATACCGACCCCGATGGTTCTGCTTGGAGGGCTTGCTGCTTCCCTCAAATCGATCCCCCTCATCGAAGAACGGGGGGACCGTGATTATGCCTACGCCGGATTGTTCCTGAATGTCTTTTTCCTGATCGTTTATTCCCTCTCGCTACTCTATGTTTTTTATCCGTAA
- the mraZ gene encoding Protein MraZ — translation MFRGRSEHNLDEKGRLAIPARFKEVLDQKNEDSLVITNQDGCLWAFTRDDWNVIEEKAASLPQFDQAAISYIRYFISGAEVCTVKNGRVTLSQHLRKTATLDKEVVLVGGLKRFEIWDRRKWEEEFQRAKAVFPKVSQALADLGI, via the coding sequence ATGTTCAGGGGCAGGTCCGAGCACAATCTGGACGAGAAAGGGCGGTTGGCCATCCCCGCCCGCTTCAAAGAGGTGCTCGATCAGAAGAACGAGGACTCCCTTGTCATCACCAATCAGGACGGCTGTTTGTGGGCCTTCACGCGGGATGATTGGAACGTCATCGAAGAAAAGGCCGCCAGCCTGCCCCAATTCGATCAGGCCGCCATCTCTTACATCCGGTATTTCATCTCGGGCGCCGAGGTGTGCACTGTCAAGAACGGCCGGGTCACCCTGTCGCAGCACCTGAGAAAAACCGCGACCCTCGACAAAGAGGTCGTACTCGTCGGAGGCCTCAAACGATTCGAGATTTGGGACCGCCGGAAGTGGGAAGAAGAATTCCAGCGCGCCAAGGCTGTATTCCCCAAGGTCAGTCAAGCTCTCGCAGATCTTGGGATTTGA
- the mraW gene encoding S-adenosyl-dependent methyltransferase activity on membrane-located substrates (Evidence 2a : Function from experimental evidences in other organisms; PubMedId : 10493123, 20042184, 2187182, 6350821; Product type e : enzyme) — protein sequence MGYPHEPVLLDEVVRFLVHDPAGIYVDGTVGNAGHSEAVLERLDPGGRLICLDRDPEALRISEERLAPLDKQVLFIKAGFAELDRVLREAGIAAVDGILLDLGMSSYQLEHSGRGFSFQRDETLDMRMDPLGSLKASDIVNTYSSRDIEDILQQYGEEKRARSIAKAIVRTRKKKPILSSHQLAEMVRSIVPPSHGHTNRHPATRTFQALRIAVNQEMEQLERFLQEVPWLLAGGGRLVVLAYHSLEDRRVKKAMTEWEQGCTCPPDLPVCVCGRTALFRRMFKKPVRPTEAEIARNPRARSALLRVAERIAS from the coding sequence GTGGGATACCCTCATGAACCCGTCCTCCTGGACGAGGTCGTCCGATTTCTGGTCCACGACCCGGCGGGAATCTATGTCGACGGCACGGTCGGCAATGCGGGGCACAGCGAGGCGGTTCTCGAACGTCTGGATCCCGGTGGGCGGCTGATCTGCCTCGATCGGGATCCTGAAGCGCTCCGGATCTCGGAAGAGCGGCTGGCCCCCCTCGACAAACAGGTCCTATTCATCAAGGCCGGTTTTGCGGAACTCGACAGGGTCCTCCGCGAGGCCGGCATTGCGGCCGTCGATGGGATTCTTTTAGATTTGGGAATGTCCTCCTACCAATTGGAGCATTCCGGAAGAGGATTCAGCTTCCAGAGAGACGAAACCCTGGACATGCGCATGGATCCCCTCGGTTCTCTGAAAGCGAGCGATATCGTCAACACCTATTCCTCGAGGGATATTGAAGACATTCTCCAACAATACGGTGAAGAGAAAAGGGCCAGGTCGATCGCAAAGGCCATCGTAAGAACCCGGAAGAAAAAACCAATCCTCAGCTCCCACCAACTGGCGGAGATGGTGCGGTCGATCGTTCCACCATCTCATGGTCATACGAACAGGCATCCAGCTACTCGAACCTTTCAGGCCCTCAGAATAGCCGTCAACCAGGAAATGGAACAACTCGAGCGCTTTCTGCAAGAGGTCCCATGGCTTTTGGCAGGCGGAGGCAGACTGGTCGTTCTGGCTTATCACTCTCTTGAAGACCGGAGAGTGAAAAAGGCCATGACCGAATGGGAACAGGGATGCACCTGCCCTCCCGACCTCCCTGTCTGCGTCTGCGGGCGCACCGCTCTTTTCAGGCGTATGTTCAAAAAGCCCGTGCGGCCCACGGAGGCCGAGATCGCCAGAAACCCGCGGGCGCGAAGCGCCCTATTGCGTGTGGCTGAAAGGATCGCGTCATGA
- a CDS encoding Putative cell division protein FtsL (modular protein) (Evidence 3 : Putative function from multiple computational evidences): protein MNRSEQVHRMLTERNAKTGMRMKNASARKRRWILTRRQVLWIILLLAVFMLSGIGYVWSNFQNTQIGYELSQLKRKEIQLREINRKLRAELAFLKSPRNLQAQATDKLGLKEPSPEQIVVIP, encoded by the coding sequence ATGAACAGGTCTGAGCAGGTCCATCGAATGTTGACCGAGCGCAACGCCAAAACGGGCATGCGCATGAAAAACGCCTCTGCGCGGAAGCGCAGGTGGATTCTAACTCGCAGGCAGGTTCTATGGATCATCCTGCTGCTCGCCGTCTTCATGCTGAGTGGCATAGGCTATGTGTGGTCGAACTTTCAGAACACGCAAATCGGGTATGAATTGAGCCAACTCAAACGCAAGGAGATTCAACTCCGGGAGATCAACCGAAAATTGAGAGCGGAACTTGCGTTCCTGAAATCTCCCCGAAACCTCCAAGCTCAGGCGACCGATAAACTGGGGCTCAAGGAGCCGTCTCCAGAGCAGATCGTCGTGATTCCATGA
- a CDS encoding Penicillin-binding protein, transpeptidase domain protein: MKLNEKKRTRLKVHLVSILFLLGLCTILGRAFYLQILQGEHLSEIARGGYTVIVKLPPKRGTIYDRQRHELALSLELGSVFAHPRQIQDKEKAAVELARALGVDRKEILAQIEKDRSFVWLQRRIPPNIAAKVSQLQIQGVGTTAEASRFYPCNEVAGHVVGFVGTDFQGLEGIEKTYDHLLRGPERQLVQMRDALKRPFAIDRVLTTEQKPHDLILTIDKDIQYKAQQALKEAVIDSRAVSGNIVCVDPDTGAILAMAVYPEFNPNTFSSHRPEDWRNRTITDWFEPGSTAKTFLLAAALEEGIVTPYTTIDCEEGSYAIGRRVIHDTHEHDILTAAEVVVQSSNIGATKIGQRLGYETYYRYLQAFGFEKTTGIELAGERSGFLRPPDKARPIDQATAYFGQGLTLTTLQLAMAMASIANGGTLMRPYIVQAVEDPMGTPVFTASPRPVRRAISERTARTMVSILEGVTQEGGTATKAAIPGFHVGGKTGTAQKVDPNGKGYARGKYVASFIGFVPSDNPRLVMAVVLDEPRKSIYGGVVAAPVFRDVAHAALNLLRIPPQIRWAEKEIEIVHEASTAETMDIEQPAAMLPETGIPDFGGLTMREVLIEARSLGLEASLEGTGLAVRQDPPAGTEADQTHRITVFFEPPTG, encoded by the coding sequence ATGAAACTGAACGAAAAGAAGAGAACCCGATTGAAGGTCCATCTCGTCAGCATTCTGTTCCTGCTGGGGCTCTGCACCATCCTCGGCCGGGCCTTTTATCTGCAGATCCTTCAAGGGGAACATCTTTCGGAAATTGCGCGGGGAGGGTACACCGTCATCGTCAAACTACCTCCAAAGCGTGGAACGATCTATGACCGCCAGCGGCATGAACTGGCCCTGAGCCTTGAGCTGGGGTCGGTTTTCGCCCACCCCAGGCAGATTCAGGACAAAGAGAAAGCCGCCGTCGAACTGGCCCGCGCCCTGGGAGTCGACCGCAAAGAGATCCTGGCCCAGATCGAGAAGGACAGGAGTTTTGTCTGGCTGCAGAGGCGCATCCCCCCGAACATTGCGGCGAAGGTCAGTCAGTTGCAGATCCAGGGCGTCGGGACGACCGCAGAAGCTAGCCGCTTCTATCCTTGCAATGAGGTTGCCGGGCACGTGGTCGGTTTTGTCGGGACCGACTTTCAAGGGCTGGAGGGTATTGAAAAGACCTATGATCATTTGCTGCGCGGTCCGGAGCGGCAGCTCGTTCAGATGCGGGACGCCCTGAAGCGCCCGTTCGCCATCGACCGTGTTCTGACGACCGAACAAAAACCCCACGACCTCATCCTGACGATCGACAAAGACATTCAGTACAAAGCCCAGCAGGCCCTCAAGGAGGCCGTGATCGACTCGCGTGCCGTCTCCGGAAATATCGTCTGCGTGGATCCCGACACGGGCGCGATCCTGGCCATGGCCGTGTACCCTGAATTCAACCCGAATACCTTCAGTTCACATCGGCCGGAAGACTGGCGCAATCGTACGATCACGGACTGGTTCGAACCGGGGTCTACGGCGAAGACCTTTCTCCTGGCGGCCGCTTTGGAAGAAGGGATCGTAACGCCTTACACGACCATCGATTGCGAGGAGGGCAGCTATGCCATCGGAAGGCGGGTGATCCACGACACCCATGAACACGACATCCTGACTGCCGCCGAGGTCGTGGTGCAGTCGAGCAATATCGGGGCGACGAAGATCGGACAGCGGCTCGGGTACGAGACGTATTACCGCTATCTGCAAGCGTTCGGATTCGAAAAGACGACCGGCATCGAACTTGCCGGCGAACGAAGCGGCTTCCTTCGACCACCGGACAAAGCCAGACCGATCGACCAGGCCACGGCCTATTTCGGACAGGGGCTCACCCTGACCACCCTCCAGCTGGCCATGGCCATGGCGTCCATCGCCAACGGGGGGACACTGATGCGCCCCTACATCGTCCAGGCTGTCGAAGACCCGATGGGCACCCCGGTCTTCACCGCCTCGCCTCGGCCCGTGCGGCGGGCGATCTCGGAGCGGACGGCCCGGACGATGGTCTCCATTCTGGAGGGCGTCACGCAGGAAGGAGGGACGGCCACCAAGGCGGCCATTCCGGGTTTCCACGTCGGGGGGAAGACGGGCACCGCCCAGAAAGTCGATCCGAATGGAAAAGGGTACGCAAGAGGAAAGTACGTAGCGAGTTTCATCGGCTTCGTCCCTTCCGACAACCCGCGCCTCGTGATGGCCGTGGTGCTGGACGAACCGAGGAAGAGCATCTACGGCGGGGTGGTGGCGGCCCCGGTCTTCCGGGATGTTGCCCACGCGGCCCTGAACCTGCTGCGCATCCCCCCGCAGATCCGTTGGGCGGAAAAGGAGATCGAGATCGTTCATGAGGCATCGACGGCCGAAACGATGGATATCGAACAGCCTGCGGCCATGCTGCCGGAGACCGGGATTCCTGATTTCGGAGGCCTTACGATGCGGGAGGTCTTGATCGAGGCTCGTTCTCTTGGCCTGGAGGCGTCGCTCGAGGGAACCGGCCTCGCTGTCCGGCAGGACCCGCCGGCTGGAACCGAGGCCGATCAGACCCACAGGATAACCGTCTTCTTCGAACCCCCAACCGGGTAA